One genomic segment of Rivularia sp. PCC 7116 includes these proteins:
- a CDS encoding RICIN domain-containing protein → MMKTDFSCVGNKSRRQFIKLAGLSTALLTFGSVAKKTIAQSNSQYYTIEQQFSGKYICSGDTENGGNIWFWGPIPNGHESRYKFELIDTGDGYHYLKHQFSGKYICSGHTENGGKLWLYGPIPDGHEARYKFELIDKGDGYHYLRHQFSGKYICSGETENGGKLWLYGPIPDGHEARYKFQLSPVSA, encoded by the coding sequence ATGATGAAAACTGACTTTTCTTGCGTGGGAAATAAAAGTCGTAGACAGTTTATTAAATTAGCAGGCTTAAGCACAGCATTGTTAACATTTGGGTCAGTTGCTAAAAAAACAATAGCACAGTCAAATTCTCAGTATTACACCATCGAACAGCAGTTTTCTGGGAAATATATATGCTCTGGAGATACTGAGAATGGTGGTAATATATGGTTTTGGGGTCCTATTCCTAATGGACATGAATCAAGGTATAAATTTGAATTAATCGATACAGGAGATGGCTATCACTATCTCAAGCACCAGTTTTCAGGGAAGTATATATGTTCAGGACACACGGAAAATGGTGGAAAACTTTGGCTTTATGGTCCAATTCCTGATGGTCATGAAGCAAGATATAAATTTGAATTAATCGATAAAGGAGATGGCTATCACTATCTCAGACACCAGTTTTCTGGAAAGTACATATGTTCAGGAGAAACGGAAAATGGTGGAAAACTTTGGCTTTATGGTCCAATTCCTGATGGTCATGAAGCCAGATATAAATTTCAACTCTCTCCAGTAAGTGCATAA
- a CDS encoding S-layer family protein has product MGANWQYSNKKLCFSVPLITAIALTFSANTVVAQVTPDQSQGKENSVVTPVNPNTERIDGGAVRGSNLFHSFKEFNVGERQRVDFASPTGVENIFSRVTGNNSSNIFGTLGVLGNANLFLLNPNGIIFGPNARLDIRGSFVASTGKGVNFEDRILFGANNLESKPLLTMAVPVGLQYGTQQAGNINNEGNLQVGEGQKLALAGNTVTTSGKMTAPGGTVHVLGERVGLLDNAQIDVSGETGGGNVLIGGDFQGKGEVPNAKRTFVGSGANIIADALTSGDGGRVIVWADETTGFNGNISARGGSQFGNGGFAEVSGKENLAFQGKVDLSANNGQFGSLLLDPTNITIVEGGNNPSELAANNEFADSGVNNTIKNSTINAATANVILQASNDITFDAPVNIAANGVELTAEANNNINVNANITSNRGNVTLDADKDNSGAGSLIITNAAINTNGGDFAGSGKGSNASTSGINLTNSEINAAGGNIQVIGRGKDGGSDGKGINIDGINGNSVIETTGAGNITLTGTSGAGSCAVGLECRNHGIFVGNSQVKTENGKIRFIGKGASSNGDVNHGIAIWSGGLVESTGTGAIDMTSTTEAKTNNNVYGNDAISVVGGGIVKTITGDITMTGIGGNDGGETDGNQGIVVLDPNSKVTSVSGDISLAGTGRGVGDNHYGIWIGRGNGGEVTSENGNITLNGKGGGTGKNNIGVYLNESGLVKTTGEGNITLDGTSGTGSCSENCENHGIKIFNDSKVSSKDGKISFIGKGASSNGDINHGVYILLNGLVESTGAGSIEMTGTTEATASTSNNSVGNEGISIVGGGKVISEAGNITMTGTGGNGESEMNGNQGILVLDPNSEITSVSGDISLTGTARGIGSNNHGIWIGDRTGIEQENNGKITSENGNITLIGQGGGTNVKNIGIFLDGNGVVSTVGTGKIVLNGTGGNGTNENHGILVQGNSKVSSVNGDIDFSGKGGGNATDGSKNNGISIFNRGVVETTGTGRIVLNGIVSNENDNNAGIRIQDLGSQIFSSGGGDINLVAESISLIDDGQVRASTINATDAVKKGGDILVNASDTLEVLNGGRLRSQTSGTSNAGNITIDTSKLDVRYSQSDPFQITGIGTDTRPESSGDGGNLSINATESVTISGNDPTPFNPSPTVGNLILAASTRTGITASTLGSGKAGNLIINTKRLTIQDDAGAATASLSLKENAEDGGVLTVNATESIELKNLAGLATATIGSGNAGNLIVNSGQINLTGGAVFSADTFNSGKGGNLIITTNELNVLSGSRIGAATVGEGSGGNIKVNTLENKAQLVKVDGVSANGEVSSSLTASSQEGGKAGDLNISTKGLEVLNGGQIAVSSTGENSISGNMLLTADSLLLKNQASINALTSTQGEGGDININVANNIDFEGRDSEISSEAFGNASGGNLTIDVGKFIKSSGIPNNNDIVVTADGRGVGGKLSAKAKGDYGFVNFDKVRTPDSDFTAASRLGQDGTLSLITDNPEPQLPQQPNTPEIVQVCPSSQGVTTRTAGRSEFINTGHGGLPPSPNEALESNTAQVPWVTLNPQENKPTTASKPKVIREAQGWVKMPNGKLLLTTRKSNSSSSSCVFQSN; this is encoded by the coding sequence ATGGGTGCAAACTGGCAATATTCCAATAAAAAACTGTGTTTTTCGGTTCCTTTAATTACGGCGATCGCACTAACCTTTTCTGCAAATACAGTTGTAGCGCAAGTTACACCAGACCAGTCTCAAGGGAAAGAAAATTCTGTAGTCACACCTGTAAATCCGAATACCGAACGAATTGATGGTGGTGCGGTTAGAGGTTCTAATTTATTTCACAGTTTTAAAGAATTTAATGTTGGTGAAAGACAAAGAGTTGATTTCGCTAGTCCGACTGGGGTAGAAAATATTTTTAGTCGAGTAACGGGGAATAATTCTTCTAATATTTTCGGTACTCTTGGGGTTTTAGGTAATGCAAATTTGTTTTTGCTCAACCCAAATGGAATTATTTTTGGACCGAATGCAAGGTTGGATATAAGGGGTTCGTTTGTAGCAAGTACGGGTAAAGGCGTAAACTTTGAAGATAGAATCCTTTTCGGTGCTAATAATTTAGAGTCTAAGCCGCTACTGACTATGGCTGTTCCTGTTGGTTTGCAATATGGAACTCAGCAAGCGGGGAATATTAACAATGAAGGGAATCTCCAAGTAGGAGAAGGACAAAAGTTAGCTTTAGCGGGTAATACTGTTACTACCAGCGGTAAAATGACAGCCCCAGGTGGAACAGTTCACGTATTAGGGGAGCGGGTTGGTTTACTTGATAATGCCCAGATTGATGTTTCAGGTGAAACGGGCGGCGGTAATGTATTGATTGGTGGGGACTTTCAAGGTAAAGGTGAAGTTCCCAATGCAAAACGTACCTTTGTTGGTTCTGGTGCAAATATTATCGCTGATGCGCTAACGAGTGGTGATGGTGGTCGTGTAATTGTTTGGGCTGATGAAACTACTGGTTTTAATGGGAATATTAGCGCTCGTGGTGGAAGTCAGTTTGGTAATGGTGGGTTTGCGGAGGTTTCGGGGAAGGAGAATTTAGCTTTTCAAGGAAAGGTTGATTTAAGCGCAAATAATGGTCAATTTGGCAGCTTGCTCTTAGATCCAACTAATATCACGATTGTAGAAGGTGGAAATAATCCATCTGAGTTAGCAGCCAACAACGAATTTGCTGACTCTGGTGTAAATAATACTATTAAAAATAGTACTATTAATGCTGCGACAGCCAATGTTATCTTACAAGCTAGCAATGATATTACCTTTGATGCTCCGGTTAACATTGCTGCTAATGGAGTAGAGCTAACCGCTGAAGCTAATAACAATATTAACGTCAATGCAAATATTACTAGTAATCGAGGAAACGTTACACTCGATGCTGATAAAGATAATAGTGGGGCAGGTTCTCTAATTATTACTAATGCTGCTATTAACACAAACGGTGGTGATTTTGCAGGGAGTGGCAAAGGCAGTAATGCTTCTACCTCCGGAATAAATCTTACCAACAGTGAAATTAATGCCGCAGGGGGTAATATTCAAGTTATAGGGAGAGGAAAAGATGGTGGCTCTGACGGTAAAGGCATTAATATAGATGGAATTAACGGCAATTCCGTCATAGAAACTACTGGGGCAGGTAACATAACCTTAACTGGCACAAGTGGTGCCGGAAGCTGCGCTGTTGGACTTGAATGTAGAAATCACGGCATATTCGTTGGTAATTCACAAGTCAAAACTGAAAATGGAAAGATTCGCTTCATAGGCAAGGGTGCTTCAAGTAATGGAGATGTCAATCATGGTATTGCTATTTGGTCTGGCGGTTTGGTGGAATCAACTGGGACAGGAGCAATTGACATGACGAGTACTACCGAAGCAAAAACAAATAACAATGTATACGGAAACGACGCTATTTCAGTTGTGGGTGGTGGGATAGTAAAAACCATAACAGGGGATATTACCATGACAGGGATTGGAGGTAATGATGGAGGAGAAACAGATGGGAACCAGGGAATAGTTGTTTTAGATCCCAACTCCAAAGTTACATCAGTAAGCGGTGATATTTCATTGGCTGGGACTGGTAGAGGAGTTGGTGACAATCACTACGGTATTTGGATTGGTAGGGGTAACGGCGGCGAAGTTACTTCAGAAAATGGAAATATCACCTTAAACGGGAAAGGTGGTGGAACTGGCAAAAACAATATAGGTGTTTATTTGAATGAAAGCGGCTTAGTAAAAACTACTGGAGAAGGTAATATTACCCTAGATGGCACAAGTGGAACTGGAAGCTGTAGTGAAAATTGTGAAAATCATGGGATAAAAATTTTTAATGACTCAAAAGTAAGTTCCAAGGACGGAAAGATTAGCTTCATAGGCAAGGGTGCTTCAAGCAACGGAGATATTAATCATGGCGTTTATATTTTGTTAAATGGTTTGGTGGAATCGACTGGTGCAGGGTCGATTGAGATGACAGGTACTACTGAAGCAACAGCAAGTACAAGTAACAATTCTGTCGGCAATGAGGGCATTTCAATTGTGGGTGGCGGCAAAGTAATATCTGAGGCAGGAAATATTACCATGACAGGAACCGGAGGTAATGGTGAATCAGAGATGAATGGGAATCAGGGAATACTTGTTTTAGATCCCAATTCCGAAATTACATCTGTAAGTGGTGATATTTCATTGACAGGGACTGCGAGAGGAATTGGTAGCAATAACCACGGTATTTGGATTGGCGATCGCACGGGCATAGAGCAAGAAAATAACGGCAAAATCACTTCAGAGAATGGGAATATCACCTTAATTGGGCAAGGTGGTGGAACTAATGTCAAAAACATTGGAATTTTTTTGGATGGAAACGGCGTAGTGAGTACTGTTGGGACAGGAAAAATAGTCCTGAATGGTACTGGTGGAAATGGGACAAATGAGAATCATGGGATATTAGTTCAAGGCAACTCTAAAGTTAGTTCAGTAAATGGCGATATAGATTTTTCCGGCAAAGGGGGCGGTAATGCTACAGATGGTTCTAAAAATAACGGTATTTCGATTTTTAATCGTGGTGTAGTGGAGACTACTGGGACTGGAAGAATAGTCCTTAATGGCATTGTTAGCAATGAAAATGACAATAATGCAGGGATAAGGATTCAGGACTTGGGTTCTCAAATCTTTTCTTCTGGAGGAGGCGATATAAATCTTGTTGCTGAATCAATTTCTTTAATCGACGACGGTCAAGTAAGAGCTTCTACTATAAATGCAACAGATGCGGTGAAGAAAGGAGGTGATATATTAGTTAATGCCTCTGATACTTTAGAAGTCTTGAATGGTGGTCGATTGCGGTCACAAACGTCTGGTACTAGCAATGCAGGAAATATAACTATTGATACTAGTAAATTGGATGTTAGATACAGCCAGTCTGACCCATTTCAAATTACTGGAATAGGCACCGATACTCGTCCGGAAAGCAGCGGCGATGGAGGTAATCTAAGCATAAATGCTACTGAATCTGTCACAATCAGTGGCAATGACCCTACACCATTCAATCCAAGTCCTACTGTAGGGAACTTGATTTTAGCAGCTTCTACTCGCACAGGTATAACAGCATCTACTTTAGGTAGTGGAAAAGCAGGAAACTTAATCATTAATACCAAGCGATTAACGATTCAAGATGACGCTGGAGCCGCTACAGCTTCTCTTTCTTTAAAAGAAAATGCTGAAGATGGGGGAGTGTTAACGGTAAATGCGACAGAATCCATAGAATTAAAGAACTTGGCGGGGTTGGCAACTGCTACTATAGGTTCTGGTAACGCAGGTAACTTAATTGTTAATTCAGGTCAAATCAATCTAACTGGTGGAGCAGTGTTTTCTGCTGATACCTTTAACTCTGGTAAAGGTGGAAACTTAATCATTACAACAAATGAACTTAATGTTCTCAGTGGCTCAAGGATTGGTGCAGCAACTGTAGGTGAAGGTTCAGGAGGAAACATAAAAGTTAATACTCTGGAAAATAAAGCTCAACTGGTTAAAGTAGATGGTGTTTCAGCTAACGGGGAAGTTAGCAGTAGTTTAACTGCAAGTTCTCAAGAAGGTGGCAAGGCTGGAGATTTAAATATCAGTACAAAGGGCTTAGAAGTCCTAAATGGAGGACAAATAGCTGTCAGTAGCACAGGAGAAAACAGTATTTCAGGCAATATGCTTCTAACCGCCGATTCCCTCTTGTTAAAGAATCAAGCCAGCATTAATGCTTTAACATCTACTCAAGGCGAAGGTGGCGATATTAACATAAACGTAGCGAACAATATCGATTTTGAAGGAAGAGACAGTGAAATTAGTTCGGAAGCTTTTGGAAATGCAAGTGGTGGCAACCTGACTATAGACGTAGGTAAATTCATTAAATCTTCTGGTATACCTAATAATAACGATATCGTTGTTACTGCTGATGGAAGAGGAGTAGGTGGAAAGTTATCTGCCAAAGCCAAAGGTGATTACGGATTCGTAAATTTCGATAAAGTTCGCACTCCAGACAGTGATTTTACCGCAGCTTCTCGACTAGGACAAGACGGTACTCTTTCGCTAATAACAGACAACCCCGAACCCCAGCTACCCCAACAACCAAATACCCCAGAAATAGTCCAGGTTTGTCCATCGAGCCAGGGTGTAACTACCCGTACTGCTGGTAGAAGTGAATTCATCAACACCGGACATGGTGGCTTACCTCCCAGCCCCAACGAAGCCCTTGAAAGTAATACCGCTCAAGTTCCTTGGGTAACACTTAACCCCCAAGAAAATAAACCCACAACTGCTTCCAAACCAAAAGTAATTAGAGAAGCTCAAGGATGGGTGAAAATGCCAAACGGCAAACTACTTTTGACGACACGAAAATCAAATTCCTCTTCATCGTCTTGCGTGTTTCAAAGCAATTAA
- a CDS encoding ShlB/FhaC/HecB family hemolysin secretion/activation protein has protein sequence MNFLIPRLNKLTSPSSPLLIKETGAEGGVRFPRSVSNLALISSLSIGGLTLIPSPTLAQKTEEPVKSFQLSQQITQTPTNNRQQPAPGDLRQPFPEPSPPPATPKPPPPGNILKTPENEETSPLPASCRNNTQLQTSRVSENTVRVKEFRVIGSTVFSDEYLQNFLQPCINKPLSFPELLQIRSAITQQYVEKGYITTGAFIPDAQELPTKDAVVTIKVIEGRIEDIKVSGTKRLQENYVRSRLKLGASTPLNRKKLLDALKLLQINPLIDSVSAELRAGLEPGTNVLEVNVKEAQSWSSRVALNNGRSPSVGSFRRGVGLTQANLLGLGDSLSVGYNNTDGSNGFDVGYNLPVNARDGNLSFNYGKTSSNIIEEPFDELDIESESQYYQLTFRQPIIKTPSKEFALSLTASRNESQTFRNGIAEPISTGADREGRSKVSAIRFAQEWVQQNQGQVLAARSQFSLGVDALNSTINETSPDSRFFSWRGQFQWIKLFGMNTSSLPTVPALFFRTDVQLADRALLSPEQFGLGGFGSIRGYRQDALLTDNGVLASAELRFPVVRIPEWKSVIQLNPFVDFGTGWNSGDSREPETDTLLSVGLGLQFINSSNFSARVDWGIPLVNLDSENKTWQENGVYFSVEYNPF, from the coding sequence ATGAATTTTTTAATACCACGGTTAAATAAATTAACCTCTCCCTCTTCCCCTCTCCTTATCAAGGAGACGGGTGCCGAAGGCGGGGTGAGGTTTCCCCGAAGTGTATCAAACTTAGCTTTAATTAGCAGCTTGAGTATCGGAGGGCTAACTTTAATACCATCTCCTACCCTGGCACAGAAAACTGAAGAGCCGGTAAAATCATTTCAACTTAGTCAACAAATTACTCAAACTCCTACAAATAACCGACAGCAACCAGCCCCAGGAGATTTACGTCAACCGTTTCCCGAACCTTCACCACCTCCGGCTACTCCTAAACCTCCTCCTCCAGGAAATATTTTAAAGACTCCTGAAAATGAGGAAACTTCTCCTCTTCCTGCAAGCTGTCGTAATAATACTCAACTCCAAACTTCGCGAGTATCTGAAAATACGGTAAGAGTAAAAGAGTTTCGCGTTATTGGCAGTACTGTTTTCAGCGATGAGTACTTACAAAATTTTCTCCAACCCTGTATCAATAAACCTCTATCTTTTCCGGAACTGCTGCAAATTCGCTCTGCCATAACTCAACAGTATGTAGAAAAAGGTTACATCACGACTGGGGCATTTATCCCCGATGCACAAGAACTTCCGACAAAAGATGCAGTAGTAACTATTAAAGTAATTGAAGGACGCATCGAAGATATTAAGGTAAGCGGAACCAAGCGACTGCAAGAAAATTATGTGCGATCGCGTTTGAAATTAGGAGCATCTACTCCCTTAAATCGAAAAAAGTTGCTGGATGCACTAAAGTTGTTACAAATTAATCCATTAATTGACAGTGTATCAGCCGAACTACGAGCGGGATTGGAACCTGGAACTAATGTATTGGAAGTAAATGTCAAAGAAGCACAATCATGGAGTAGCCGAGTTGCTTTAAATAATGGTCGTTCCCCTAGTGTTGGTAGCTTCCGTCGAGGTGTAGGATTAACACAAGCGAATTTATTGGGATTGGGGGATAGTCTAAGTGTTGGTTACAACAATACGGATGGTAGTAACGGCTTTGATGTCGGTTACAATTTACCAGTGAATGCGCGGGATGGTAATTTGAGCTTCAATTATGGGAAAACATCTAGCAACATTATTGAAGAACCCTTTGATGAGCTTGATATCGAATCAGAATCCCAGTACTACCAGTTAACCTTTCGTCAACCAATTATTAAAACACCAAGTAAAGAATTTGCTCTGAGTCTTACTGCTTCTAGAAACGAAAGTCAGACTTTTAGAAACGGAATAGCGGAACCTATTTCTACAGGAGCAGATAGAGAAGGACGTAGTAAAGTTTCTGCAATCCGTTTTGCTCAAGAATGGGTACAGCAGAATCAGGGACAAGTCTTAGCTGCTCGTTCTCAATTTAGTTTGGGAGTTGATGCTTTAAATTCCACTATCAATGAAACATCTCCCGACAGTCGCTTTTTTTCTTGGAGAGGACAATTTCAGTGGATAAAGCTGTTCGGGATGAATACTAGCAGTTTACCTACTGTCCCAGCACTATTTTTTCGTACCGATGTTCAGCTAGCAGATAGAGCATTACTTTCTCCAGAACAGTTTGGCTTAGGTGGTTTCGGTAGTATCCGGGGTTATCGTCAAGATGCTTTATTAACCGATAACGGCGTTTTGGCTTCTGCCGAACTTCGTTTTCCTGTAGTACGTATCCCCGAATGGAAATCAGTCATACAGCTAAATCCATTTGTTGATTTTGGTACGGGTTGGAACAGTGGTGATTCAAGAGAACCAGAAACAGACACTTTGTTATCGGTTGGTTTAGGACTGCAATTTATCAATTCAAGTAATTTCAGCGCTCGCGTAGATTGGGGAATCCCTTTAGTAAACCTAGATTCGGAGAACAAGACATGGCAAGAAAACGGCGTTTATTTTTCGGTAGAATACAATCCTTTCTAA
- a CDS encoding CHAT domain-containing protein, translating to MARKRRLFFGRIQSFLNFINVKKFRFRKNHFLLFAIVFSFISVTNIFPVVAQSDYSQLIVQNKITPNTLVEQGKSFYDKGDFSEAIQKLKEAKEIFKIRGDKLNISMISSNLSLAYQQIGEWNNAENEITESINLLKSINDNSKDKLKLLASALEIQGKLQLSVGKPKQALIAWQDAANKFEQAEIQGGEVRSKINQSLALQEIGRYREAYKILAGLVSVLPQQSISIQATAYRVIGNAIREAGLVEDEEDKEKLLSLLLVEEDLKETDKLQRLKYQLQMNSFLELNYIEISRKFLQQSLNIYEELNSKQPASTQLKQDIAETYFSLGNTERAAYYRAKDAYERVTTSGKNDYDKQLKFLNNAVNNYQKSESNNNSIPVTKIQAQLKQLDLLIDLNKRLQTNEIYEDYIEDKKSLASLQKTFNHLLKNTSLIKDEIDGLQNSRISVYAAINLSQLLIEVPKKFKIQLGELSNLKLINEYLNKAVQKAHRLGDKRTEAYALYNFAQLEEKTEAYTEAYNHTKKALQLADNIQAFDITYKLQAQLGSILVKLGDNKAALASYQESVNTIKTLRQDLVGLYSPDFTFLFRDKIEPIYLSLIQLLLPYPGDSINRAKSRNDYSSILDQNSIKDAIQTVQNLQVLELESFLRCSLQNPTSIAIDKITEEEDPEAAVIYPILLDNRLEVLLKLPNQKSIKRYTNITVSKEDVEDTVESLKDIISNKNSNNYYSEFESYSTKLYNWLFRQNGQQNSLEKELENNNIKTLVFVLGSHSAALRNTPMAALYDSKQYLIEKGYRIVLNLGTELLQTKPLNRKKPSILAVGISEKYKQWKALPHVKKELDNIDNISGSEVLLNKKFTPKNLKKFVDSQPFKIVHFATHGLFSSSFDDTFILAYQKVINLNQLKFLLRSQQEKQTNPIDLLVFSACQTANGDTRATLGIAGVSVQVGARSTIASLSDVPDRPTYELIKTFYEELFNEQKDTTISEALRIAQVNSLKNYRESPSSWASFVLVGNWR from the coding sequence ATGGCAAGAAAACGGCGTTTATTTTTCGGTAGAATACAATCCTTTCTAAATTTTATAAATGTGAAAAAATTTAGATTTAGAAAAAATCACTTTTTACTGTTTGCTATAGTTTTCAGTTTTATTAGCGTCACCAATATCTTTCCGGTGGTTGCTCAAAGCGATTATTCTCAATTAATCGTACAGAATAAAATTACTCCCAATACATTAGTAGAGCAGGGAAAAAGTTTCTACGATAAAGGTGATTTCAGTGAAGCTATACAAAAATTGAAAGAAGCGAAAGAAATCTTCAAAATCAGAGGAGATAAACTAAATATTTCGATGATTTCCAGTAATCTTTCTTTGGCTTATCAGCAAATAGGAGAATGGAATAATGCCGAAAATGAAATCACTGAAAGCATTAATTTACTGAAATCTATAAATGATAATTCCAAAGATAAATTAAAATTACTCGCCAGTGCTTTAGAGATTCAAGGTAAGCTGCAATTATCTGTGGGAAAACCCAAACAAGCTTTGATTGCATGGCAAGATGCAGCTAATAAATTTGAACAAGCTGAGATTCAAGGGGGAGAAGTAAGAAGTAAGATTAATCAAAGTCTAGCATTACAAGAAATTGGACGTTATCGAGAAGCTTACAAAATTTTAGCTGGACTTGTTAGTGTTTTACCGCAACAGTCAATATCAATTCAAGCTACTGCATACCGAGTAATTGGTAATGCTATACGTGAAGCTGGTTTGGTTGAGGATGAAGAAGATAAAGAAAAATTGCTATCACTATTATTGGTAGAAGAAGATTTGAAAGAAACCGATAAATTGCAAAGATTGAAATACCAGCTACAAATGAATTCTTTCCTAGAATTGAACTATATAGAGATATCTAGGAAATTTTTACAGCAAAGTTTAAACATATATGAAGAATTGAATTCTAAGCAACCTGCTAGCACGCAATTAAAACAAGATATTGCCGAGACTTATTTTAGTTTGGGCAATACCGAGCGAGCAGCTTATTACCGAGCAAAAGATGCTTATGAAAGAGTGACAACCAGTGGAAAAAATGATTATGACAAACAACTAAAGTTTCTAAATAACGCTGTTAATAATTATCAAAAATCAGAAAGTAATAACAATAGCATACCAGTCACAAAAATTCAGGCACAGCTAAAGCAATTAGATTTACTTATAGATTTAAATAAAAGACTTCAAACTAATGAAATATACGAAGACTATATAGAAGATAAAAAAAGCCTAGCTAGTTTACAGAAAACTTTTAATCATTTGTTAAAGAATACTTCACTAATAAAAGATGAAATTGATGGTTTGCAGAATAGCCGTATATCAGTGTATGCTGCAATAAATTTATCCCAACTTTTAATAGAAGTTCCTAAAAAGTTTAAAATACAATTAGGAGAGTTAAGTAATTTAAAGTTAATCAACGAATACTTGAATAAAGCTGTACAGAAAGCTCATCGACTAGGAGATAAACGGACTGAGGCTTATGCATTGTATAATTTTGCTCAATTAGAAGAAAAAACAGAGGCTTATACTGAAGCTTATAACCACACAAAGAAAGCTCTTCAGTTAGCAGATAATATCCAAGCATTTGATATTACTTATAAGTTACAGGCACAATTAGGAAGTATCTTAGTAAAATTAGGTGATAATAAGGCAGCACTAGCATCTTATCAGGAATCAGTTAATACAATCAAAACTCTTCGTCAAGATTTAGTTGGTCTTTATAGTCCTGATTTCACTTTTTTATTTAGAGACAAAATAGAACCAATTTATCTATCATTAATTCAGTTACTTCTGCCATATCCTGGAGACAGCATAAATCGGGCAAAAAGCCGAAATGACTATTCTTCAATACTTGACCAAAATAGTATCAAAGATGCTATTCAAACAGTTCAAAATTTGCAAGTTCTTGAACTAGAAAGTTTTTTACGGTGTAGTTTGCAAAATCCTACAAGCATAGCAATTGATAAAATAACTGAAGAAGAAGATCCAGAAGCTGCCGTTATATATCCGATTCTCTTAGATAACAGATTAGAAGTATTGCTCAAACTACCCAATCAAAAATCAATAAAACGCTATACCAATATTACTGTCTCCAAAGAAGATGTAGAAGATACTGTAGAATCCTTGAAAGACATTATTTCAAATAAAAATAGCAACAATTATTATTCTGAATTTGAAAGCTACTCTACAAAATTATACAATTGGCTATTCAGACAAAATGGTCAGCAGAATAGTCTTGAAAAAGAACTAGAGAATAATAATATTAAGACCCTAGTATTTGTTTTGGGTAGTCATAGTGCTGCACTGAGAAATACTCCTATGGCAGCACTTTATGATTCTAAGCAGTATTTAATAGAGAAAGGATACCGTATAGTTCTTAATTTAGGAACTGAATTATTGCAAACAAAACCTTTAAATAGAAAAAAACCTAGTATTTTAGCAGTTGGGATAAGTGAAAAATATAAACAATGGAAAGCACTACCTCATGTTAAGAAAGAATTAGATAATATTGATAATATATCCGGTAGTGAAGTACTTTTAAATAAAAAATTTACTCCTAAAAATTTGAAAAAATTTGTGGATTCACAACCTTTTAAAATTGTTCATTTCGCAACACATGGTTTATTTAGTTCTAGTTTTGATGATACATTCATACTTGCTTATCAAAAAGTTATCAATTTAAACCAGCTCAAATTTTTACTCAGAAGTCAACAAGAAAAACAAACTAATCCAATTGACCTACTTGTTTTCAGTGCATGTCAAACAGCTAATGGTGATACTAGAGCAACTTTAGGAATAGCTGGTGTATCTGTACAGGTAGGTGCGCGTAGTACTATTGCTTCATTGTCAGATGTTCCCGATAGACCTACCTATGAACTGATAAAGACGTTTTACGAAGAATTATTCAACGAGCAAAAAGATACAACAATATCAGAAGCTCTACGTATTGCTCAAGTTAATTCGTTAAAAAATTATCGTGAGTCTCCATCTTCGTGGGCATCTTTTGTTTTGGTCGGAAATTGGCGTTGA